From the genome of Bacteroidetes bacterium SB0662_bin_6, one region includes:
- a CDS encoding vitamin B12-dependent ribonucleotide reductase: MSIFPQDKFISDTPDKEVSSGLFSGLRADDAKSVEGSRETDAAAFTHEQFAGGLHIERVFSEEGRSPFDTLAWDRRDAAIRNQQGEAVFEQKEVAFPESWSPLATNVVASKYFYGDVEQSGTDPSKGGRENSLRQLIHRVTRTIADWGTEQHYFATKEDGERFYDELTWLCLHQYGAFNSPVWFNVGLYQQYGIRDSGGKKISGWNESKGRAVPVDPYQRPQASACFIISVEDSIDDIWQLMGESARLFKFGSGVGADWSKLRSSREKLSGGGQPSGPVSFMRVQDATGGTIKSGGKTRRAAIMQTLKSWHPDILEFVAAKQEEERKAWALIEEGYDGSFNGPAYGSVAFQNVNQSVRVDDDLMHSVQSGSPYNLRGVLDDEVIDTISGKDVLRKISEGTHVCGDPGVQYEDTIQRWHTCKDSGPINSSNPCSEYMFLDDSACNLASLNLRKFQREDGSFDVERYRAATRIFITAQEILVDNAGYPSRAIAENSHAYRPLGLGFANLGALLMAMGLPYDSDEGRAVAGALMAIEHGEAYARSAEIAANPQIGPFAGFAPNRSSMLEVMRMHAAAVDEIHTSCPDYLLEAARETWTYCIAAGEQFGYRNAQATVLAPTGTIGFMMDCDTTGVEPDIALVKYKLLAGQGDGMMKIVNRSVPEALARLGYPSPDIDAIIRYIDENDTIEGAPALREEHLPVFDCAFKPFKGERSIHHMGHIRMMAAVQPFISGAISKTVNMPESATVEEIADAYVQGWELGLKALAIYRENSKRSQPLSTSRGGNTRKSQGWDEESSGDGMATSEPEITEKIVYQPIRKRLPDERPSMTHKFSIAGHEGYLHIGLYPDSRMPGEIFITMAKEGSTISGLMDAFATSISIALQYGVPLADLCNKFSHMRFEPNGFTQNKEIPITKSIMDYIFRYLSLKFMRVHKHEEEEVDNGLSSEGESPSGNAAQPQLQLQPQAQMQTQLSAPPEPLDALVGSTVEAFMEAMEGSRSATSSETTFRNQEDSPACPNCGSITVRSGACYSCPNCGSTSGCG; this comes from the coding sequence ATGAGCATATTCCCCCAGGACAAATTTATCTCTGATACTCCCGACAAAGAAGTCTCGTCCGGTCTGTTCTCCGGATTGAGAGCTGATGACGCGAAATCCGTGGAGGGGTCCCGCGAGACGGACGCCGCGGCGTTCACGCACGAGCAGTTTGCCGGGGGATTGCATATCGAACGGGTTTTTTCCGAGGAAGGGCGCTCGCCTTTCGACACCCTTGCATGGGATCGGCGCGATGCGGCTATCAGAAATCAGCAGGGCGAAGCGGTCTTCGAGCAGAAAGAGGTGGCTTTTCCGGAATCCTGGAGCCCTCTGGCGACGAACGTGGTGGCCAGCAAATATTTTTATGGGGATGTAGAGCAATCGGGAACGGATCCTTCGAAGGGGGGGCGCGAGAACTCACTCCGGCAGCTCATTCATCGCGTCACGCGCACGATTGCCGACTGGGGAACGGAGCAGCATTATTTCGCCACCAAGGAAGACGGCGAACGCTTCTACGATGAACTTACCTGGCTTTGCCTGCATCAATACGGCGCATTCAATAGTCCGGTATGGTTCAATGTCGGCCTGTATCAGCAGTACGGGATCCGCGATTCGGGCGGTAAGAAGATATCCGGATGGAATGAAAGCAAGGGCCGGGCGGTCCCCGTGGATCCCTACCAGCGCCCGCAGGCTTCCGCCTGCTTCATCATATCGGTGGAAGATTCCATCGACGATATCTGGCAGTTGATGGGAGAAAGCGCCCGGCTTTTCAAATTCGGTTCGGGGGTAGGCGCGGACTGGTCGAAGCTGCGTTCCTCCAGAGAAAAACTTTCCGGCGGCGGGCAGCCGTCCGGGCCTGTCAGCTTCATGCGCGTACAGGATGCTACCGGCGGAACCATCAAGTCCGGAGGCAAAACGCGCCGTGCAGCTATCATGCAGACGCTGAAGTCCTGGCATCCGGATATTCTCGAATTCGTTGCGGCGAAGCAGGAAGAAGAACGGAAGGCCTGGGCGCTGATCGAAGAAGGCTACGACGGTTCATTCAATGGCCCGGCGTACGGCAGCGTGGCCTTCCAGAACGTCAATCAGTCCGTGCGCGTGGACGATGACCTCATGCATTCCGTGCAGTCCGGAAGTCCGTACAACCTTCGGGGCGTGCTCGACGATGAAGTGATCGATACCATTTCCGGAAAAGATGTGCTCCGCAAAATATCCGAGGGCACCCATGTGTGCGGCGATCCGGGCGTGCAATACGAGGATACGATCCAGCGGTGGCATACCTGCAAGGATTCGGGGCCGATCAATTCGAGCAATCCCTGCTCGGAATACATGTTCCTCGATGATTCAGCCTGCAATCTGGCCAGCCTGAATCTTCGCAAGTTTCAACGGGAAGACGGTTCGTTCGATGTCGAGCGCTACCGTGCGGCCACGCGCATATTTATCACGGCGCAGGAGATTCTGGTAGACAACGCCGGGTATCCATCGCGTGCAATCGCCGAGAATTCCCATGCCTACCGTCCTCTCGGGCTCGGCTTTGCCAACCTCGGCGCCTTGCTGATGGCGATGGGGCTTCCCTATGACAGCGACGAAGGCCGCGCGGTAGCCGGAGCGCTGATGGCGATCGAGCATGGCGAAGCGTATGCCCGCAGCGCCGAGATTGCCGCCAACCCCCAAATCGGACCGTTTGCGGGGTTTGCCCCAAACCGTTCGTCCATGCTCGAGGTGATGCGCATGCACGCCGCGGCGGTCGATGAAATCCATACCAGTTGCCCGGACTATCTCCTTGAGGCCGCCCGCGAAACGTGGACGTACTGTATAGCTGCCGGCGAGCAGTTCGGGTACCGGAATGCGCAAGCCACGGTACTGGCGCCGACCGGCACGATCGGGTTCATGATGGATTGCGACACGACGGGCGTCGAACCGGATATCGCGCTGGTCAAATACAAACTGCTGGCCGGTCAGGGCGACGGGATGATGAAGATCGTAAATCGCAGCGTGCCCGAAGCGCTCGCCCGCCTCGGTTACCCGTCTCCGGACATTGATGCGATCATTCGGTATATCGACGAGAACGATACCATTGAAGGCGCCCCGGCGCTGCGCGAAGAACATCTTCCCGTGTTCGACTGTGCTTTCAAACCGTTCAAGGGAGAGCGTTCCATTCATCACATGGGCCACATCCGGATGATGGCGGCCGTGCAGCCTTTTATCTCCGGCGCCATTTCCAAGACGGTCAATATGCCCGAAAGCGCAACGGTTGAGGAAATCGCCGACGCCTATGTACAGGGCTGGGAACTGGGCCTGAAAGCACTTGCGATTTACCGCGAAAACTCCAAGCGGAGCCAGCCGCTCTCCACCTCCAGGGGCGGCAATACCAGAAAAAGCCAGGGATGGGATGAGGAATCCTCCGGCGACGGGATGGCGACGTCCGAACCGGAAATCACCGAAAAGATCGTGTATCAGCCGATCCGCAAGCGGCTTCCCGACGAACGTCCTTCCATGACGCACAAATTCTCCATCGCCGGACACGAGGGCTACCTGCATATCGGGCTGTATCCCGACTCGCGCATGCCCGGGGAAATCTTCATCACGATGGCGAAGGAGGGCTCTACGATTTCCGGGCTGATGGATGCGTTTGCGACCTCGATATCCATCGCGTTGCAGTATGGCGTTCCGCTGGCTGATCTCTGCAACAAGTTCAGCCACATGCGCTTCGAGCCGAACGGCTTTACGCAAAACAAGGAGATCCCGATCACGAAGTCGATCATGGATTACATCTTCAGGTACCTGTCCCTGAAGTTTATGCGGGTGCATAAGCATGAGGAAGAGGAGGTCGACAATGGTCTTTCCAGCGAAGGGGAATCTCCTTCCGGCAATGCAGCCCAGCCCCAACTCCAGCTTCAGCCCCAGGCTCAGATGCAGACGCAGCTTTCCGCGCCGCCGGAGCCTTTGGATGCGCTCGTCGGCAGCACGGTGGAGGCGTTCATGGAGGCCATGGAGGGGAGCCGTTCAGCCACTTCGAGCGAGACTACCTTCCGTAATCAGGAGGATAGTCCGGCCTGTCCCAACTGCGGATCCATCACGGTCCGCAGCGGCGCATGCTATTCGTGCCCCAACTGCGGTTCCACCAGCGGATGCGGGTGA
- a CDS encoding Glu/Leu/Phe/Val dehydrogenase: MSHTADFLGDVNRSFMKAARLTNHPQGLLEQIRMCNSVYAMEFPLVRDDGSIHVVQAFRAEHSHHKQPAKGGIRYAPTVSRDEVVALASLMSYKCAVVDVPFSGAKGGIKIDRKQFSASELERITRRYTFELVRKNFMGPGIDVPAPDYGTGAQEMAWIFDTYNQLSDNPLDAAACVTGKPVGHGGVHGRREATGRGVFFGIREACSDKKAMKALGLDAGLEGKRVIVQGLGNVGFHATYYLQEAGALIVGIAEMNGTLVKEDGLNVQEVGAWRQEHGTIEGFPDGRMIQPSGKALEMDCDILLPAALEGQITGENAGRIKARIIAEAANGPTTSEADEILRKRNVLLLPDIYLNAGGVTVSYFEWLRNLSHVRFGRMSKRFESDTQQKMLSAIETATGKALSPEVLATIGKGADEIDIVNSGLEETMVFAYNEIYDISKRLKTDLRTAAFVSAINKIAVLYNQMGIFP; the protein is encoded by the coding sequence ATGTCGCACACAGCAGATTTTCTGGGGGACGTAAACCGGTCGTTTATGAAAGCGGCCCGACTCACGAACCACCCCCAAGGGCTCCTCGAACAAATTCGCATGTGCAACAGCGTCTATGCGATGGAATTTCCCCTTGTACGGGATGACGGGTCCATCCATGTCGTTCAGGCGTTCCGCGCCGAGCACAGCCATCACAAGCAGCCGGCAAAGGGCGGTATCCGCTATGCGCCCACCGTATCAAGAGACGAGGTGGTGGCGTTGGCCTCACTCATGAGTTACAAGTGCGCCGTGGTCGATGTGCCTTTCAGCGGGGCCAAGGGCGGCATCAAAATCGACCGGAAGCAGTTCTCGGCCAGCGAACTGGAGCGGATTACCCGGCGCTACACGTTTGAGTTGGTTCGAAAGAACTTCATGGGGCCGGGCATCGATGTACCCGCTCCGGATTACGGGACCGGGGCCCAGGAAATGGCATGGATTTTCGACACCTATAATCAACTGTCGGATAACCCCCTCGATGCGGCGGCCTGCGTGACCGGAAAACCGGTTGGCCACGGGGGGGTGCACGGGCGCAGGGAGGCTACGGGCAGAGGAGTCTTTTTCGGTATCCGCGAGGCATGCAGCGATAAAAAAGCAATGAAAGCGCTCGGCCTGGATGCCGGGCTGGAAGGGAAACGCGTCATCGTGCAGGGCCTGGGCAATGTGGGATTCCATGCAACATATTACCTCCAGGAGGCTGGCGCCCTCATCGTGGGTATTGCAGAGATGAACGGCACTCTCGTCAAGGAAGACGGGCTGAACGTACAGGAAGTGGGCGCCTGGCGGCAGGAACACGGCACCATCGAGGGATTTCCGGACGGGCGCATGATCCAACCTTCCGGGAAGGCGCTTGAAATGGATTGCGACATCCTGCTGCCCGCCGCCCTCGAAGGACAGATTACGGGCGAGAACGCGGGACGTATCAAGGCGCGTATCATTGCAGAAGCGGCAAACGGACCGACCACCTCGGAAGCCGACGAGATACTTCGGAAACGAAATGTGCTCTTGCTGCCGGATATCTATCTCAACGCCGGCGGGGTCACCGTATCGTATTTCGAGTGGCTGCGAAACCTGTCTCACGTGCGGTTCGGGCGCATGAGCAAGCGGTTCGAAAGCGATACACAGCAAAAAATGCTTTCAGCCATCGAAACCGCGACAGGAAAAGCGCTCTCACCGGAAGTGCTTGCCACGATTGGCAAGGGGGCCGACGAAATCGACATCGTCAATTCGGGGCTCGAAGAGACCATGGTTTTCGCCTACAATGAGATTTACGACATCTCGAAACGGTTGAAGACCGATCTGCGCACGGCGGCCTTCGTGAGCGCCATCAACAAGATCGCCGTGCTCTACAACCAGATGGGGATCTTTCCGTAG
- a CDS encoding sodium:proton antiporter, with product MSALFSIAAVFVLGVSAQWIAWRYRVPSILLLLTFGFIAGPVTGILDPAAMRAEWVFTFVALSIGIILFEGGLSLRLDELREVGGAVGRLITIGVLITWILASITSLFLLKLSLSISILIGAILTVTGPTVIVPILQHIRPKGRVGALAKWEGITIDPIGAILAVLVLEALVLINETGAGTVGSVASHALKGLLLEFFVGVGIGVAGAGIIVFLLRRRMVPDYLQNPMALMVVIAVFAISDALQPESGLVATTAMGFVVANQRLVAVRRIVEFKEDLRVLLIAALFVMLAAQLDLGDIQYIGWEAIVFLLILMLLVRPAAVFLSMLGTRLYVKEKMFLSWLAPRGIVAAAVASLFTFRLAEIYPEESQFIVPIVFLVIIGTVAIYGLTISPVARWLGLAEPNPQGVLFIGAHDWARHIASALDQAGFSVLMVDTNPSNVTSAREAGLHALRGNVLSESILDELDLSGIGRLIVLTPNDEVNSLTVVRFAQVFDSAEMYQLATRDKQRGKDADEKLVQHLRGRPLFGTGTNHTSLTAQFAAGATVRTFTIEDESTWSRLEAKYGSRMIPLFVVRGKNQLQVFSEDDSLVRPDPGNALIALIDPPARKTGTVAARSGGEAAR from the coding sequence GTGTCCGCCCTTTTCAGCATAGCAGCGGTTTTCGTACTCGGCGTCAGCGCACAGTGGATTGCGTGGCGGTATCGCGTACCCTCCATTTTGTTGTTGCTCACGTTCGGGTTTATAGCCGGTCCGGTCACTGGTATCCTGGATCCGGCTGCGATGCGTGCTGAATGGGTTTTTACGTTTGTGGCGCTTTCGATCGGGATCATTTTGTTCGAGGGGGGGCTGAGTCTGCGCCTCGACGAGTTGCGCGAGGTGGGCGGTGCGGTCGGTCGTCTGATAACCATTGGTGTACTGATCACCTGGATCCTTGCGTCGATTACCTCCCTGTTCCTGCTGAAACTGAGTCTCAGTATTTCCATTCTCATCGGGGCGATTCTGACCGTTACAGGCCCCACGGTCATCGTTCCGATTCTCCAGCATATCCGGCCCAAGGGGCGCGTAGGCGCCCTGGCGAAGTGGGAGGGCATTACCATTGATCCGATCGGTGCGATTCTCGCTGTGCTCGTGCTCGAAGCGCTCGTACTGATCAACGAGACAGGGGCAGGCACGGTGGGAAGTGTGGCATCGCATGCACTCAAAGGTCTGCTGCTGGAATTTTTTGTCGGCGTTGGGATAGGAGTCGCGGGAGCAGGAATTATTGTTTTTCTGCTGCGTCGTCGCATGGTGCCGGATTATCTCCAGAATCCGATGGCGCTCATGGTAGTCATTGCCGTCTTTGCCATTTCGGATGCGCTGCAGCCGGAAAGCGGCCTTGTGGCCACGACGGCCATGGGTTTCGTGGTGGCTAACCAGCGCCTCGTCGCGGTGCGGCGCATTGTGGAGTTCAAGGAAGACTTGCGGGTTTTGCTGATCGCCGCGCTGTTCGTCATGCTGGCGGCGCAACTCGACCTGGGCGATATACAGTATATCGGCTGGGAGGCCATCGTTTTTCTTCTCATACTTATGCTGCTCGTACGGCCGGCCGCAGTCTTTTTGTCGATGCTCGGTACGCGCCTGTATGTCAAGGAAAAGATGTTTCTGTCCTGGCTGGCGCCTCGCGGCATTGTTGCGGCTGCCGTGGCCTCTCTTTTCACGTTCCGGCTTGCCGAGATATATCCGGAGGAATCGCAATTTATCGTCCCCATCGTATTTCTTGTGATCATCGGCACGGTCGCGATCTATGGTCTTACGATCTCGCCGGTTGCACGCTGGCTGGGGCTTGCGGAACCTAATCCCCAGGGCGTCCTCTTCATTGGAGCCCACGATTGGGCCCGCCACATTGCCAGCGCCCTGGATCAGGCCGGATTCAGCGTGCTTATGGTGGATACCAACCCCAGCAACGTGACCAGTGCCCGTGAAGCCGGCCTGCATGCGTTGCGTGGCAATGTGTTGTCCGAGTCCATTCTGGACGAGTTGGATCTGAGCGGGATCGGGCGGCTTATCGTGCTTACGCCCAACGATGAAGTCAATTCGCTTACCGTAGTGCGTTTTGCGCAGGTTTTCGACAGTGCCGAAATGTACCAGTTGGCTACGCGAGACAAACAGCGGGGCAAAGATGCGGATGAGAAGCTGGTGCAGCATCTTCGCGGACGGCCTCTGTTCGGGACGGGCACCAATCATACGTCGCTCACTGCGCAATTTGCAGCGGGGGCTACAGTCCGGACGTTCACTATCGAAGACGAGAGCACCTGGTCCAGGCTTGAAGCGAAGTACGGCTCCCGCATGATTCCGCTTTTTGTGGTGCGCGGAAAAAATCAGTTGCAAGTGTTTTCAGAAGATGACAGCCTGGTCAGACCCGATCCGGGCAATGCATTGATAGCGCTCATTGACCCGCCGGCGCGGAAAACAGGTACTGTGGCTGCGCGGTCCGGGGGGGAGGCGGCCCGGTAG